From the Streptomyces sp. SN-593 genome, the window GCTCGATCCGCACGTCCTCGATGTTGACGCCCGCGGCGCCGGCGTCCGCGAAGAGCCTGGCCAGCTCGCCGGGCTGGTCGCCGATGAGCACCCCGACGCTCTCGTACGGCTTGGGGGCGGCGCCGTGCTTGCCGGGGACCTTGGCGCGGCCGGCGTTGCCGCGGCGCAGGACGTCCTCGATGCCGGCCGCGCCCTCGCGCCGCTTGCCGTCGTCGGCGGACTGCAGGGCCCGCAGCGCGCTGACGGTCCCGGCCAGGTCGTTCGCCAGGTCGTCGAGGACGTCGGCGACCGGGCCGGGGTTGGCCGCGAGGATGTCCATCCACATGCCCGGCTCGGACCCGGCGACCCGGGTGACGTCGAGGATGCCCTGCCCGCACAGGCGGACGGCGGCGTCCTCCGCGTGCTCCAGCCGGGCGGCGACCATGCTGGAGACGAGCTGCGGGGTGTGCGAGACCAGCGCGACCGCGCGGTCGTGCGCGTCGGCGTCCATCACGACCGGGACCGCGCGGCACAGGGCGACCAGCTCCAGCGCGAGGTTGAGCACCTCGGTGTCGGTGCCGGCCGTGGGGGTGAGCACCCAGGGGCGGCCCTCGAAGAGTTCGGCGGCGGCCGCCAGCGGGCCGGAGCGCTCCCGTCCGGCCATGGGGTGGGTGCCGATGTAGCGGGTGAGGTCGCAGCCCAGGGCGACCAGTTCCCGGCGCGGACCGCCCTTGACGCTGGCCACGTCCAGGTAGCCGCGGCCCAGGCCGTCGCGGATCGCCCCGGCGAGGGTGACGGCCACGTGGGCGGGCGGGACCGCGACGACCACGAGGTCCACGGGCCGCGGCGGCTGCCCCGAGCTGCCCGCGCCGAGCGCCTCGGCGGTACGGGCGGCGGATTCGTCGTGGTCCGTCAGGTACACGTCGACGCCGCGGCCGCTGAGCGCGAGTGCGGCGGACGTGCCCATCAGGCCGGTTCCGATGACGAGGGCGGTCCTCACGAAGGGTGTCCTTGCGGGTGCGGGGGCGGATGTACGGGCGGAAGCGGATGCACGGGTGGGAGCGGTTGCACGGGTGGAGCGGCCGCGAGCGGCGGGGGCGGAAGGCCGGCGGACGGGCGCCGGGTCGGCGCGGGGAGCAGCCGCGGGCCGGGGTGCGGCGCGGCGGCGGTACGACCGGGTGGCGGTCCCCGTCCAGCCTAAGGGCTGTCCCGTCGGGCGGAGGCGGCCGGCACCGCGGGCCGGGACGGGCCGGGTCGTAACGCGCCGGGGGCGTACCAGGGCGGCGGGCGGTCCCGGCTCCCCCGCGGCACCATGCGTCCCGTAGCCCGCGTACCGACCCGCGCGGAACACGAAAAGTGCGCGCGCGAGCCGGCCGGATGGCCATAATCGCCCTCATGCGCGAATCGCTGGGGGACGACGTGGGGCACGGACTGGTCACGGACCACACGGTCTACGCGTGCGTGATGGGCTCGCGCGCCTTCGGGCTGGCCACCGACGACAGCGACATCGACCGGCGCGGGGTGTTCGTCGCGCCCACCCCGCTGTTCTGGCGGCTGGACAAGCCGCCCACCCACGTCACGGGACCGCTGGACGAGCAGTTCTCCTGGGAGCTGGAGCGGTTCTGCGTGCTCGCGCTGCGCGGCAACCCCAACGTCCTGGAGTGCCTGCACTCCCCCCTGGTCGAGTACGCCGACGCGACCGGCCGCGAACTGCTCGCGCTGCGCGGCGCCTTCCTCTCCCGCCGCGCCGAGGCGGCGCTCCGCGGGTACGCCGTCCAGCAGCTCGGCAGGCTGGAGGCGGACCTGCGCGCCCACCGGCGGCCGCGCTGGAAGCACGGCATGCACCTGCTGCGGCTGCTGCTGAGCTGCCGTGACCTGCTGCGCACCGGCCGGCTCAGCATCGACGCGGGCCCATACCGCGACCGCCTGCTGGCGGTCAAGCGCGGCGAGCTG encodes:
- a CDS encoding nucleotidyltransferase domain-containing protein, producing the protein MRESLGDDVGHGLVTDHTVYACVMGSRAFGLATDDSDIDRRGVFVAPTPLFWRLDKPPTHVTGPLDEQFSWELERFCVLALRGNPNVLECLHSPLVEYADATGRELLALRGAFLSRRAEAALRGYAVQQLGRLEADLRAHRRPRWKHGMHLLRLLLSCRDLLRTGRLSIDAGPYRDRLLAVKRGELAWDEVRAWTRALTEEIDAAATRTALPDEPDVTRVEDFLIRVRGASAAPDLAPRSPALSPVPRSFP
- a CDS encoding prephenate dehydrogenase yields the protein MRTALVIGTGLMGTSAALALSGRGVDVYLTDHDESAARTAEALGAGSSGQPPRPVDLVVVAVPPAHVAVTLAGAIRDGLGRGYLDVASVKGGPRRELVALGCDLTRYIGTHPMAGRERSGPLAAAAELFEGRPWVLTPTAGTDTEVLNLALELVALCRAVPVVMDADAHDRAVALVSHTPQLVSSMVAARLEHAEDAAVRLCGQGILDVTRVAGSEPGMWMDILAANPGPVADVLDDLANDLAGTVSALRALQSADDGKRREGAAGIEDVLRRGNAGRAKVPGKHGAAPKPYESVGVLIGDQPGELARLFADAGAAGVNIEDVRIEHSTGQQAGLVHLTVEPRSAPVLSAALRERGWALRP